The genomic stretch ttgccatttAGGTAAAGTGTCACATGTTAGTGTTTTGGGAAGAGTTTTCTGATTTTGATTCAAGATTTATGCTCCAAGCCTACAACCTAACACTTACCATCCTTGCTACCTATTTTATATTGGATTTATTTATCTAAGTTGTACTACTTGGATGATCacatccactataaatagagtgtcttagtctcaTTTATTTTTTAAGACTTTctaaagcatttattgtaaaaccttgcaaatcatttgtgaaTTTAAAGCCTTGTCcttcaagtatttgcaaaacgtttttcagattttaaagTCTTCATTTAAACCGCATGATATAATGAgttagaacccataaactcttgaagcggagtaactttaattgtaatctccatgttcattaagtgaacTCTTGAAATTCAAGTtgtacaccttgagatagaacccataaactcttgaagcggagtagctttaagtttgagtgcaaccggagtaggttggcgagttattttcattgtaaggggtttagtaagtttgagtaaatttctaaacaagcaataaaataacgattggacgtaggcctcggagtagaggctaaaccaattttttaaatgtcgtttgtttgttcatttacttttatgttctttcactttgctatttctcgcttatatctaatcaagttctgtgtatATTGTGGCATAAAACGTTGGGAACTTACATTCTATTAAGTTTTTCAAGGTTTGTGCTTCAAGGTTCTTTACTTAAGTTATCAATCAACTAAGTTAAGAACAAAATtttaaaaaggtacacctaattcaccccctccccctcttaggtgtttatcgtttcTAATTCTTCAAATAACATCTGTATAAGCAAGATCCACACATATTCGTAAATTACGATTGTGACTTGTGAGACAATCCGTCATGTGGCCAAAAATCAGAACGTGCAATCAGAAATCATGAAGTCCATAAAAGTAAATCATACCTGGGCAAACTCGGTGAGTGCAGGAGCTTTGGTAGACTTTCCCTCAGTAAATTGCACCAAGTAGTCGAGACCCATAAGTGTTACTCTGTTAAAAAATAAGAGTCAGTATATAACACAACGGCAGAGGATAAGAATGCAAGTAAATAATAATGAAAGTTTAAAGATACCTTTTATGTCCTACCAGTTTTTTAATTTGAGTTAAAAATATGAATCAGACGCCACATTGTCTCATCGTGTGTGCAGTTTGAAACAAATGCACCAGAATGGAAATGAGAAAAATTATCCTTCTCCAATTTAATTTTAAAAGAAACACAGAaccaactaaaaaaaaaaaaaatgacgtgGTCCTCTTTTCTCTTGATAAAATTCCGTCAAACTGGCAAGTGATGTCAGTGAATCCATTAATTGCCTTAGTTTCTAAATCCCATACATTCCTTCCTCGCCATTACCTATCCACCATGCCAGCTCTAAAAAACATGAAGTATAATATGCTGAAAAGATATGGTAAGTGTATCACGTTTCATGTTTGAGGATGCATAATTTTTTATATGCAAGGTTTTGGACTCCTAACCATGTTGTTCGAACTCTTCAATATTACCTCGTATACCCATGTTGGACACCAAACAAGGACATGGGTAGGACACCTAATGTTGTGTTGGATACTTAGAACCGAGTGCGAACAACAGACTTCCAATATAAAACACCAAAGAATTATTCTCATGCAAAAAATCAGATATTGTTCCTCGAAGGTCATTAGAAAGCAACTCTACCTGTTTTCTGTCAAACTCAaatcatattatattattatcctCATGTCAGAATAGGTTCCAAAAAAATTGATTAAGACAGCCGTTAAATGTAGATGCAAAAACTAGAGAAACAGGCCATAACTgaaaatatcaaaaaaaaaatgGATGCATGTAATATAAACAACATTTATATTACTACCGCATGACGCAAGTGCGTAAATACAGGTCATCATTATTTGTCGATTTACAAAGCAACTGGCACAAAAATTGTTTGTAACATGATTCGAACCCTAGACCCCACAGAGATATAGTAACCTAGGTTGCacgaaaacggacacggacatgGACACGGACACGGGGCATGCGACACGGCACTTCGAAAATTTTAGGACACggacacggcaaaaaaaaaaaatcaatatacatattaaaataaagggAATTTGAAGAACATTATAACCAACATCTATACTTCGGTTATTTAAAGGCCATATAGTTCTAAAATGACAACCAATATTAATTTCTTATACGTCAAAATCAAACATATCTTACAAACTACTCCTACAAAGTATTATAAATAAAAAGCATCAAAGGTTCAAAATTACAAATCTAAATTCGAGTTTTACAACACTATCAAACCTCATTGCCCGACGCGCTTTCATCAAAGTCACCAACTCACCATATCCTTCTTAACTCTCGAGTAGTGCTAAAAAAACGAGTCCCAATGAAAATACCGTCTCAATTATCACGTCCCTTATTATAATGCTAAAGAGATTAAAAAAACGAGTTCTTATGATCAAACCCACATCTAATAAATCCGAATGTGTGTAATAAAATCACACACGCAATCAGTCAACCCCATATTTTCTTTTACGTCAGATATTCAAAGCTAACCTTCTCCTAAATTAAGATTAAATTAAAAACCCCAAATCAATTTAGGGATCGCTTAAATTAAGATTAAAACCCCCAACCAATTTACAGATTGGTTTCCTGGAAACCACATGAGGCACCACATGAGGCTGGTGCACGACGGAGGTCCGGCAATCGGCCGAGGAGGGCAAGAATGACGGCGGCAGGGAACGACGCAGGTGATGCTCGACCGAGACAATGACAAAGAGAGCAGAGGGAAGCAGTAAAAGGCGAAAAGGAGGGGTACGGTTCGATGATGGTGGTGGCGACTTTGGTGTCGCAGGTGGCCAGGTGGTGTCATGGTGGCCAGTTCGGCATTCTGGTCAACAGAACTAGGGAGACAGAAGATTGGGTTTTGCTGTTTTGAATAGGCATAAATGCCGTGTCCACCAAATACGGCCAGTGTCCGCTTGTTTTGGACCGTGTCCGACACGCCACGAATTAAAATAAAACCACCGACACGGTTTTTGAGGTGTCGGACAAGTTTTGAGCCGTGTCCTAGGCGTGTCCGTGTCGGACCCGTGTCGGACCCGCGGAGGCTATAAAGGAgccgtgtccgtgcaacctagatAGTAACCACTTACTTATCTAGTGTCGAGCACTAGAGCACTTGTGATTATTGTTCTAAATTTCTAATAAACATTGCTTTATGTTTATATTTCTAACAAAAGAAATTTATCATTGCTGACATTTACTTATAAAGTATTTCGAGAAAATTCATAGTAGAAGATTATTTATTATAGAAAAAACTTATAATGAACCAATTATTTTTCCACTTTATACAAGATCAGTTTATGATTAAAAAATtgcaaaaaaacaaaaatgtTCTTTTAATGGAAGATAtgtatcgaaaaaaaaaaaatcttgtgCCCACCTTTAACTAAAATCCGAGATTTGCCACTGGTTGTACATTAAACGCTTGCAGCGTTAAAGTGGTTATTGTAGTGTATCCAATACTACCACCAGTTAAAGTATACTGGGCAAACCAAAAATATTTAGGGTTTTTCAACGTGATACCCTCCTTTTTTTGTCTTTGTTTTTAATTCTACTTGGTACTCCTCATTTTGTACAACCATCAATGGTAACCGTAAACTTAATGAAAACCTAAAATACTCTAAATGCTCTAATCCTCCTCTTTAAgtgtttatttttttaataatagGCTCAGGGTACATGCGATGTTTTTAAAAAACAAGGGGTACCACGTTGAATTATTTTAAACATAAGGGTACCATGTATAGAAACCCAAGATTTTAACTATTATCAGTGTGCACCTTAACCCACAACTTACTAGTAACATTTCTAGTCTTACAAATAAGTgaaatttatttgtttattgtgAAAAGATCCCCATTCTCGCAAAACTAGTTCTCAAACTTCTCATTACTGGGCAATAAGTGTGAAAATTCAGCATATGGTCGTTTAGAAACCCTGTTTCTCTTCGTAGTTTAGAGTTGTCGAGTCATGTAAAGAGAAAACAAGTTAAAAACAACACTTAAAGAGTTTGAGAGGAAGCGCCTAATATCTATGCTAGAGAGTGTTTCCTTCAATCGGAAAAGCAAAATCAAGAAACAAGTATCTGGTATGATGCACTCACCAATTTGCCAAGCACCTCTGTCACGTAGTTAAGCTCATTTcctactttgccaatttcttctTTCACATTGGAAACCTGTTTGAGAGGGTGAGTAGTTAAAAAGAGTAAGAGCCCAGACTACAACAACATTACACCCATTCCCTGCAATCATAGCTCTCTGCAGGAAACAGAAAGTAATGCTTTCATAAGACCCATGTTAAAAATTATATTGAGATGCAAGTATGCAACCACATGTCTACATTGCAATAGACGGGGAACACCCAATTAGTTTGCTATTTGCTTTACTTATATCACATTCCAGACCCAAAGAATAGGTAGTTTTTTAATCAAAGGGAAAAAGAACAATAGGCAAGACGACTAAATTGGCTAAAGCTTTCAATGAATTAAGGAACTGAAAGCAAAGTTAAACAATGAGCAAAAGTAGTAAAAATGATCAAGGTGCACCTCATTCAAAGCCAGCTTTTGCAACTCTatgttctcttctatctttcgcCAAGAGTCTGAATCCTCTGCAGCAAATATTTCTTTGCTTTCTGCAGACCAACATTCACCAAAGAAAACGATAAATATTACCCATATCATTCAAAACATTACAAATTACATAAATCACATTGATGGACATAGTCAAAGTATTTACAAACATCATCTTAAGTTGGAAAAATTGCCAAAGGGTGATTAAGGATTTAGCATAGAGAATATACAACAATTATGTTCAAAAGCAATGGATAAGCCAACCTCAAGAGCTGAATGGACACTCAGCAAATTTTCTTTTAAACTGTCTACAGCAGCTGCCATGCTACCCTTAGCGACATGCATAAGATCAGAGATAGAAATGCCCTGAAATTTAGCAACAAAAAATTCTGAGCACTGTTGTCGTGAAACTCCGTAAAAATAAAATTAACTAGATCACTGAACTACAAAAATTATATCCCACTGTCACAAAGGGTTTGAGCTATGCGGTTTTTCCCCTCCCCATAGAGAGGTTGTTTTAGGAGAAGCATGATTACTAAACTGATGAAAATATTAAGCTTCAACTTACATTCCACCACATATACCCATATCCCAAAGCAGCCAGTGTTGCAGCCGGCAGGATAAGAGATGACAAATCTGTAAGATAAAGAGATTAAATTAATGTATACTAGAGCAGCCAAATGCTAAACGAAGAACATATAAAAAAAGAACTGCGAACATATACCAGTTTGACTAGAGCTACCATTAAGCACTGTGATTTGCCTTGTATTAGCCAATTGCCTAACTTCTTGTGCCAACCAGCGCACCTGCATATTTGCTAAGCTATTTTTACAAATATTGAAGTAATTGAAACATATTATGCGAAACAAGCACTAAACAAGCTCTAAAAATAATAACATTCATCGTGGAGTAAACAAGATATTTGCGTTTTGACTGTCACTTTTGCGTCAGAAGTGTAATTGTGGAAAACTATTACACTACCTACATTGTCACTGGTAGCTAAAAGCGGACATAGTTTTCTCATTTTGAAGTTGCTCAATCATAAGAACGTCTAGTCTGTCTACTACATTGTCACTGGTAGCTAAAAACCATTACTAGACTACATCTGAGATAGCCTTTACAATATAAACCACGTTCTATGCGTCTCTAGTTGCAGATTCCCATTCGAAACTTTTAGAGTTGTGTCACACGCTCTCCCAAAGTAAAATACAGCTCTAATAACTGTAAAATAGTACTCCATCTTTCCGAGTCAATTGTTTACGATTTTTCATTTTTTGTAAAAGATACTTTAATCGAAGTTAAAGAAATGATTGAGAAGGAGGGTGTACTAGAACCCGCCGTATCATTCTCAATTAAAAACAATAACTATCTAATTAACAACTCCAAATTCCTGATCAACAAATCCATCCAAACATTAATCTCAAACACTAAAACGACGAGAAATTAACCTGAGCAGCAATCGGATTAGCGTCGGAATTAGCAGAACCACCACTCTCTAATCCCTTCACGAAATTCTacactcaaccaaattcaacaattaaacaacaatcaacCTACAATTCAGCTAACAAAACACAACAACTAGGATCTGGAGATAATACCTGAAGTTCTCCACGATCGAGCATACAGCTAATCATGGCAGCAGTAGCATCCAAGTAAACACTTAGAGACAagagaaaacgagttaaaaacaaCACTTCAAGAGCATGAGAGAAAGCGCCGAATACAGGTAGCTGTTATGACTTATAATGCACTCACCAATCTGCAAACCGTCCCTGCCAATAAGTGAAGCTGATGTTGAACATTCTCAACGTCTACATGTGCACCGCGAACCTGTTTGGGAGGAAGAGGAGTTAAAATGAGAGCCTAATATGACTACAGAAACATGCAGTTTTGCAATAAACCTAGAAGTAATATTTTCATAAGACCCATGTTAAAAATTGTGTTGAGATGCAGCTACTTTACAATAGACGGGCTACAGGCAATTAGGTTTGCTATTTGCTTTACTTATGTCATATTTCATAGCCAAAGAATGGGCAGTTTTTTAATTAAAGGGAAAAAAACAATACGCAATACGACTAATTTTCAATTAATTAAAGAACTGAAAGCAAAGTTAAATAATGAGCAGAAGTAGTAAAAATGCTCAAGGTGCACCTCATTCAAAGTCTGATTTTGCAACTCTCTCTGCTCAACTATCTTTTCGCCAAGATTCAGAACCTTCTGCAACAAATGTTTCTTCGCTTTCTGCAGACCAAAATGCACCAAAGGAAACGAGAAATATTATCAATATCATTCAAGACGTTATATAGTAACATAAATCACATTGGTGGACATAATAAAAGTATCTACAAACATCATCTCAGGTTGGAAACATTGCCAAGGAGTGATTAACGATTTAGGATCAGAGAACATACAATGATTATGTTTAAAAGCAATGGATGAGCCAACCTCGACAGCTGCATGGACACACGCAAATTTTCTTTCAAACTGTCTACAGCAACTTCCGTGCTACACTCGGTGCCATAAATAAGAACAGAGAAAGAAAGGCCCTGAAATGTAGCAACAGAAAAATCTGAGCCTAGATGTCTGCGGTCTTTCCCTTTTTCAGAGTAACAAGATAACTGAACTGGTGAAAAAATTTAGCTTCAACTCACATTCCACCACATATATCCATATCCAAAAGCACCCAGTGTTGCAGCCAGAAGAATAAGAGATGACATATCTGTAAGATAAAGAGATTAGATTAATGTAAACTGGAGCAGCCAAATGCTAAGCGAAGAACATATAAAAACCAACTGCGAACATATACCAGTTTGGCTAGAGCTACCATTAAGCACTGTGATTTGCCTCCCGGCCATTAGCCAATTGCCTAACTTCTTGTGCCAACTAGCGCACCTGCATGTTTGCTAAGCTTTTTTACAATTATTGAAGTAATTGAAACATTATCTTGGGAAGCAAGCACCAAACAAGTTGTAAAAATAAGACCATTCATCGTGGAGTAAACAAAATACTTGCGTTCTGAGTCTTCTGACTGTCACTTTTGCTTCAGAAGTGTATGTGGAAAACTACTGCACTACCTACAACTATCTTCAAAGAATGGACGGAGGTTTCTCATTATGAAGTAGCTCAATCATAACAACAACTAGTCCATCTACTACATGGTCACTGATAGCCAAAGACCATCTACTAGGCTACATTTGAGATAGCCTCTACAACAGATTACCATTCGAAACTTTGAGAGTCGTGTCTCACGCTTGCGCAAAGTAAAATACAGCTTTACTCCATCTGTCCGAATGAAGTGCTTACGAtttttcattttttgtataaggtattttaatcaaagttagACAAATGATTGAGAAGGAGGGTGTACTATAACCCACCGTATCATTCTCAATTAAAACAATGAATATCTAATTAACAACTCCAAATTCCTGATCATCAAAATCATCAACAAATTCATCCAAACATTAATTTCCAACACTAAAACGAAGTGAAATTAACCTGAGCAGCAATCGGATCAGCGTCGGAATTAGCAGAATCACCACAACTCACGAAATTCAACAATTAAATAACAGTCAACCTACAATTCAGCTAAAGAAAGACAAACAATTAGGCTATTAGGGTTTGAAAATAGTACCTGAAATTCGCCGAGAATTTGGGATAATTTATCGTTCGTAATTAGAATAGTTCCAGTATAACCtgaataattaaaacataatCACAACTCAATTAAcactaattacaatcaaattCAAAATTACGAAGAAATTAGTAGTTGAAATTACCGGCGCCAACTACGAAGACGAGTCTGGAGAGACCCATTCCAGCTTGCAAATTAAAAATTGAGGTaatgaatttgggaatttttgtcggaaatcaaaaccctaatttataaAAGGTGATATTTCTCCTCAAACGACTCTCAGTATATGTGAAATCGATTTATTAAACAAACAAATCAGCAACAGGAATGGAAATATTTATATTGATATTAAATTGCAAGTACATTGACCAAAGTTAACCAATCCCATACAAAATTTCCACATTCTTGTATAACAATCGAAATTAACTATAAACTATCCCAATCCTATACCAAATTTCCAAATTTCTTCGACTAGACGTCTAGACCCGTATAAAAAGCTTAATAAGCATAATAATACGCATAATAATACTCCTAATCATAACAAAGTGGTATTCTCCATTATAACACCTACAAGGCATCTTCATCGATGATAACAAGCTCGCGACCATACTGCCTTGCCACTTGAGCTATTTCATTACGAAGGGACCAAAAGAGTGGAATATCCACCTTAATCACCTTAGAGATACAGCATAAAAACACAGCACCCTCAGCAAAATCAGTTGAAATAGGCCCAAAAACTTCATAATGCTTCTTCAGAGACTCAATAAAGTAACCAAGATTTTCATGAACGCGATCAAGAAGAGTCTCAAGAATCTTAAGCTCAGCTTCGTCATTCTCAAGCGATAGCTTGAGCAAAGCGTGATTTTCAGCAGACGCCTTGTACAGCGGAAAAAGGGCAGCACGTTTGCCTTCAATACGAACACAATCAAGATATAAATCTGGTGTCCCGGTAAGCGCAGCAGCTTCTTCACTAACCTTCTGCAATGCCGCCTTGTATATCTGGAAATCTCTAGCATGCACATTGAGCGAATTACGAGTGGCCAACACACGAGCTCTTAACCTACTGATCCTTGGAAGAAGATCGTCCACCCGACGAAAGAGTTTAACGGCGGCTTGGAGCTGGACATTTGCTCGCCGATTTGGTGAAATCGGAACCTCTTCACGGTTGAGAGAAGCCCACAACCCCACAGAAGAAGACgccatttttggatttttggggAGGTATTTGGAATTCTGGGAAATTAAGAGGATTTAGGGTTTAATATGGGGGTTTGGGTGATTTCAAAATGTTGAAATGGGGAGGGTATATATAGGGCGGGAGTTTTGTGcttcttcgaaaagtttgaagATCGTGGGTGATCGATCCGTGTCCAACTCATTTAAATCGTTAGATTAACTTGATAATCAACGGTACAGATTAGCCACGTTGTTAATCCGTGCCTAATGCACTGATTGGCTAAAATCCATGATGGGATTAGTTTCTGACTTATATACCAAGTCAGTAATTAAAAGCTgactaatttaatttaatttaattttaatttctaTAAAATAGAATGaaaaaatttaatatttttaaaaattatttatttattttatgtttatatcaaaaataaaaaaaataattaaaattaaagcCTGTACCGTTTTCCACATCGAATAAACAACTTAATTAAGGCAAAATTAATTGCTCTTAATTTAAgggattaaaaaaataaaattaaaattctGAAAATAACATAAAATCTAGGGAAAATGTTTCAAAGGTAAAGATTAACATTTCCCAGTCAAACAACATTATTAAAGGGAAATTGTTTCAAGAGGTAAGGATTTATAAAATAACAATCCTTAGTCTTACCATCTCTCAGATCAAGGGAAGATGTTTAAATGGTAAAGATACATAAAATAACTATCCTTACCCTTCCCATTCCCTAGTCAAAGAACATCATTATTGGGAAGATGTTTCAAAAGGTaaagatttataaaataacaATCCTTAACCTTGACATTTCTATGTTAAAAGTGAGATTAAAACCAAGGAAGATGGTTAAATGGTAAAGATTCATAAAATTACAATCCGTTCCATTTCTCAGTTCAAAAGATCATCACTGAGAAATGGAAGTTATAAACagtaaataaaaacaaaaaagatAAGGCTTTGAAGAATAAACTTTACAAAAATGAGTAAAAATTCATCACAAAAATAGAGGTTGAATTAGCAAGTAAAAAGATTGGATTTgaataaaaaacaataataaaaataaacaaaatcaTATGAAAACATGGTATTTGACAAGAAAAATGATAAAGGTTGAATCTTTTGTCAAGATGGTGCCTTAAAACGGAAGAAGATGATATGGGTTTTGGTTGGTTTCATGGAATAAGTCACCGGAGAGTTTATATGAAGAAGGAATGGAAGTTTTTCCATTGGTTGGTTTCATGGTAAAGAAAAGTCTACCGGAGATGGTGGTTTGGTAAAGAGGAAGATAGGTTTAGAGTGAGAGAGGGGGGATTGTTTGGTAGAGAGATGAGACTATGAGAGGGTGGTGTTTATGTTTTATATTTTCAAtaaataaatcaattaaatatATAAATCAGAAGAGTTGGTGGGGTTATTGCGTTTGAATTGGAATAAAATATGCATGACAAAATATTAGGTGGGGTAGATGTATTATTTTTAAGAATAGAGGCTTCAACTAGGGGAGGTGTATCTATATCTCATAAATATGACCCGATCCGTATAACCTAACCCGAGTATTTCGACCTGTATCCGAAGTGAATACCATAGCAATACCTAGGGGtgggcaccggtccaaaaccggaccggaccggaccggaaccggtttggaccggaaccggaatcggCAAAATTCACGGACCGGAATcggaccggattacaaaaattcaggtccgggaccggaccggaaaaattccggtccaagaccggaccggaccggttggaccggaattacccactttttcaaattccggtccaaaaattccggtccattggaccggaataaaaatacaattttaagaaaaaaaatgaaaataaccaTAATTTCGGAcattccggtccaaaccggttcggaccggaccggaaaccggaaacttggaaaatggtggaccggagaacggaccggaatttttaattccggttccggtccactcgattccggtccggaccggtccatttttccggtccggaccggattatgcccacccctagCAATACCCCAACTTGAGTTCACTCGACCTAATATGAAATGACCGTTGCAAACCGACAATTATCCCAAAAGACCTTGGTAATAATAAACGAGCAATTGACTCAAAACCGACATGATTTGACTCGACTCGGTCTTACACTCTTACCAAAATCTCCAACGCGAGTTCACTCGACCTAATATGATATGATTGTTGTAAACATACCATTATCCCAAAAGACCTTGATAATAATAAACGATGAATTGACTCAAATTCGACATGATCTGACTCGACTAGGTCTTACACTCTTACCAAGATCCTTGCAAACCCGCAATGACCTAACCTGGACAGATCTGATCCAAACTCGACTGGTTGACCTATTTGTTAGGTGATGGTGTATTCTCATCTACTAAGGTAAGTCTCGCCTTGTGCAACGGTCCCGACATCCGCAATGATTTCACTTGATTCGGTTAAACACACAATCCTTGAAAAGCTAAAGCTTGAGCAATAGATCCGAAATTTTGATGTTCTAACCCGAATCAGTCTCATGGGAATTCTTGCAAATCTAAAGTGACCAGACTAAATTAACATCCTGATATGAATCCGACCCATTAACCCTTCATGAGGTTTTAGTTTTTGGTGCATCTCTTTTATAATAAGGTATGTGCGACCTACCAAAGTGATTGCACCAGAGCTAGCCTGGTCCGAACTCAACCCGGATGACTTGTATGGAGGTTTTAGGGCATATCTTCTTTAATATGGTAAGACAAACTCTACATGATCGACCTAATCCGAAATGAGTTATACTCACAAGTTCTGATTATAATACTTGCTACATGGACAAGTTGATATGATAAAATGTCGTATTGGTTGACTTTTTTTGTCATgtcttagaccatccccaagcaaggtcaattgcttgGTCGTGACTTTGCTTGGTCACGGTTAATCAAGTAATTAGTATTGTTAATGTGTGACCAAGGGTGGTTAATTTGTGACCAAAAACAAGAaatggtcaatttgtgaccaaggttggtcaatttgtgaccaaggTTGATCA from Silene latifolia isolate original U9 population chromosome 2, ASM4854445v1, whole genome shotgun sequence encodes the following:
- the LOC141644185 gene encoding uncharacterized protein LOC141644185, whose product is MAGRQITVLNGSSSQTDMSSLILLAATLGAFGYGYMWWNGLSFSVLIYGTECSTEVAVDSLKENLRVSMQLSRLAHPLLLNIIIKAKKHLLQKVLNLGEKIVEQRELQNQTLNEVRGAHVDVENVQHQLHLLAGTVCRLCLLGCYCCHD